From Corticium candelabrum chromosome 13, ooCorCand1.1, whole genome shotgun sequence, a single genomic window includes:
- the LOC134189215 gene encoding uncharacterized protein LOC134189215, with amino-acid sequence MQSDLTHSTSAKNPISCITVLDIKLHKGHNLNKTFWQKVKSLGFDNTIDPYISFEVTEPLSTANNAIQKSSIKENNENPIWEEEITIPVDISKPGRLQMTLWDSNLLSDSQISYPVFVDLNGLAVGAKYQRQTVKIHKTGSIEISLRLRREEFAHDEIDYCSLKSTKQNAFDEASNTYIMIFILSHA; translated from the exons ATGCAATCAGACTTGACTCATTCAACTTCAGCAAAGAATCCGATATCATGCATTACTGTTCTTGATATCAAGCTTCATAAAGGACACAATCTTAACAAAACGTTCTGGCAGAAAG TCAAAAGCCTGGGATTTGATAACACTATAGACCCATACATATCTTTTGAGGTCACGGAGCCTTTGTCAACGGCTAACAACGCCATACAGAAATCGTCCATCAAAGAGAACAATGAAAATCCCATTTGGGAAGAAGAAATAACCATTCCTGTTGACATCTCTAAACCAGGTCGACTACAAATGACTTTGTGGGATTCCAATTTGTTGTCTGATAGCCAAATTTCTTATCCCGTTTTTGTGGATCTGAATGGCTTGGCCGTCGGTGCTAAGTATCAGCGACAGACAGTGAAAATACAC AAAACTGGTTCCATTGAAATCTCTCTACGTTTGCGAAG AGAAGAGTTTGCACATGATGAAATTGACTATTGTAGTCTGAAGAGTACGAAGCAAAATGCTTTTGACGAGGCAAGCAATACATATATCATGatttttattctttcacaCGCATAG